Genomic DNA from Thiohalorhabdus denitrificans:
CCGGGTGGAGCGGGACTTCCAGGCCGAGGCACCGGATACGCTCTGGGTCTCGGACATCACCTATGTACCCACGGACGCCGGTTTTCTGTACCTGGCCGTGGTGCTCGATGTCTTCAGCCGCGGGGTGATCGGCTGGTCGATGGCCGGCCACATGCGCACCGAGCTGGTACTAAACGCCCTGGATATGGCGATTCAGAGTCGCCAGCCGGAGTCGGTAATTCATCATTCGGACCAGGGTTGCCAGTACACGTCGCTGGCGTTCGGCCTGCGCTGCCAGGAGGCCGGTGTGGCCCAATCCATGGGCTCAGTCGGTGATTGCTACGACAACGCCCTGGCCGAGAGCTTTTTCGCTACCCTCGAATGCGAATTGATCGACCGCCAGCGCTTCCGAAACCATGCGGAGGCCAAGCGGGCGATCTTCGAATTCATCGAGGGCTGGTACAACTTGAGGCGACGCCATTCCGCCCTCGGCCAGCAGGCCCCGAAGGCCTATGAAGCGGCCTGGCGGGATGCCGCGTAAACCAAACTGTTACCTGTCCACTGAAACGGGGCAACTCCACTTTAGGTAGTGGGTGTCCTTTAGGTTGCTCGCCACTGGATAGGAGTGGAACTCCGGCCTTGGAGTAACGAGGAAGGCAATAAAAAGGAGACAAATACCCCAAACCAGGCGGGCTTTTCGGCCAGTTCTGAGAAAAATTGGTAAAACCCTCCAGGCAACGACCACTCCTGCAGCAAGCACCGCCAACAAAGCCAAAATTGGCCAAAAAAGGCTCTTTGTTTTTCCACCTAACAGAAAATCCAGGAAAACCGGTAGGACAGATATTAAGAACCCTACAACCACCCAGACCAAGAGCAGGGTTAAGATCCAGGCCCCTAACTTATTCATTCCTGGTCCATTTCCAGCTCATTCAGAATGGGTATCCCTTACCTGCGCTGGGTAGCAGATCATTTGGCGTTAGGTTGATTGGGAAATTTTGAACTGACAGCCCGAGAAAAAAAGTACAACCTAGCATAAAATTGCCCATAAACCAGAATAATGAATATTGAATTTATTACCTCCCACTCCGTTACACCAACTCGGTAAAAACGGCTAAGAATATAAGCTAGAGCGTTTAGCCCCAAAAAATAAATTAAAAAGGATTGAAGCATGAAAGGAGGGGAAACCAAGAATAAAAATCCAGAAAACCCCAATTCCTTTTCTATATTATAACTTTTAAAAGAAAAAGTGGTTCCTACAGCTATCATCAAAATAACTACCGGGATTTCCATAAATAAAATGGGATATTCTGGAGCAGACCCCAACATTGAATAATACCCCAGGGCAACAATTATAATTTGGGTAAGAATTACATACCTAACTAGAAAAATATTTTTATTATCCGCCCTAAAGAATGAATCCATTGCCTTATTAGCACTTATATAATTCAGCATACCCCCCTCCTTTTTAAGCCCCCGCCCGGGGCCTGACATCTACTATCAATTATCTACCGCTTCTTACCCAAATAACCGATACCAGGCCCGAAAAAAAAGCAACTGGGAAGAAGACCCTAGAATTCATTACCCATTTTCCAAGAACACCGGGAATGCGGAAAGTGGCCAGAATTGGGTCCCACCAACTTTCGACCGGTCTCATTGAGATGTTCCCTGGACCAAAGGGGACGTCTGGATTTTTGGGGACCGGTATCTCACCGAGGCTAATAATCGACAAAGGCATGGTTACGAGTGGGGCAAGGAGAGCGACCAACAGGCTGATAAGAAGGATCCAAAAGAGCCCCTTAAGGGTTCCCCGCCTTTCGGCACTCCAAATAGGAGTTTGAAGGCGCGGTACTTCCCGGCAGGACCCAGTCGAAGGTTGGCTTTGGGCAACCCATCGGGCCGTTAAACAGCCAGTGAGCAATCCCACCACAAAAAGGGTGACAAGGTGTTGGAAACCGAACCACCCCCAGGCCAGGCTCCAGAAGGGGTAGGTCAGCTGTTCCCACCAACTTGAATTCAAGCCGTACATCCGGAGGGTGAACGGCTGATAGAAAAAAGCCACAACCAGGCTCACCACAGCGCAGCGCCATAAAATGGCCATTTCGCCCCCTTTTTAAATCGCCCCACCGGCTGCCCCGGTCCTCGGCACCTCCAAAGAAAGTGGGTGTCCCTTGGTGTCCCTACGCTGGCGCCGAGACCGGGCGGCTGTAAGCGAGGCCGGGGCACCCACCGCCGAGCCGAAGGCCCGCAACAGCCGGTCGGACTCGGCGGCCAGGGCCTCGGCATCCATGCCAAGGCGGTCCAGGATCTTGGGCTTTCCTGGCGGAATGCGCCCCCGCTTGGCCGGATGCACCGCCCGGCCCAGCCAGTCCACCAGCTCCAGATAGTCGTCGAAGGCGTAGGGGATGGCCCAGCCCAAATGCCCCGTCGCATCGAAGGGCATCAACGGCGCCTTGGGCAAGGCAGCCGCCCCCTCCTCGGAGCCCTCCGCCTCCCCTTCGGCCACCGGACCGTCCACCCGCTCCGGCTCCCGCCCCAACCGCTGCTGGATGGACGTATAGTCCGATTCTTCGGGCGTCTCGGCCATGCCCGCCCGGATGGGGTTCAGGTCCACATAGGCCAAGGCCGCGATCAGCGCCTGCTCGTCCAACAGGGCCTGGCTCTTGAACCGCCCCTCCCAGAATCGCCCCTTCACCCCGTCCTCGGCATTGGCCTGCCAGGCGATGCCCTCGTTCAGGGTGCGCATGAACCAGGACAAGTCCTGAAGCCGGGCCCGATACTGCTCGGCCCACTGAGACACGGCCAGGACCTCCCCTTCATCGAGCCCCTCGCGCCCTTCGGCCAGATACCGCCGAACCAATAGCGGCCCGGCGTACAGAGCTGTCCAGCGCCCCAAGACCTCGTCCAGGCTCCAATTGGCCGCACGCTCCGTATCGATCCGCACCACCACGTGGAAGTGGTTGCTCATCACCGCGTAGCCCGCGACATCCACCGCAAACACCGAGGCAAGCTGCTGCAGGCGGTCGGCGATCCAGCCGCGCCGGTGCTCATAACTCACGCCTGTAAGCCGGTCCTCCCCACATAGAAAGGCCCGGCGAACGCAGCGGGAGACACAGTGGTACCAGGGGGTATCGGAGACAGAGACCAGGGTGGAGCGAGGCTGGGTCATGGGGCAGGCCTCCCGACAAGAACATATTGAGAACTCACCAGGGAGGGTACCCCAGGGCAATCAAAGTGGGTGTCCCTTATCTATCTCGGTGTCCCTTATCCAATCTCAGCCCTCCAGAAGGTGGGTGTCCCTTTCCTTCTAGGAATACCTCTCAAGATTTCTTGCGGCATCAAGGCGAAGGTCGGTCCTTGCCCTAAACCAAGCCCGCCCGATGAAAAGATATATAGCCCAAGCCCAGGCCGAAGGGACGAGCCCTGGGGTTAGCTGAACCAAGATTAGCCAAGCGATAAAAGCCTCGAAAGCGGAAGCCAGGTGATGCCAGGGACGTCTAGTCAGCATTCCGAAGTCGTGCCCGATTCCGAGAATGAGAACGGGGAGAAGGTTCCATTTCAGTAGCGTTGCCAGCCCCGCAAGCCCAAGCCCTTGGGTAAGGGCGAGCAAAACTGCGGATATAGCAATATAGACCTCGATCGCCTGGTAAACCTCAAGGCGCAAGCGTTTCCCCGCCAGTCGGAATCTCCTCCGGCGTGGTAATTGGGCAGTATAGTCGACCAGTTCATCAGAGAGCGGAGAGGGATCTTGAGTCAAAGAGGGCTCGCAGGTTTCCGGTATTAAGGAGCTAAATGGGGCCCCCCTTGTTGGGAGGCCGCAAAGAAGATGGGTGTCCCTAGCAGAGTGAAATAACTTTCCATGATTACACCTGCCAAGCGAAGTGGGTGTCCCTTAGCTACGATCTGTTAGGTTCGCCCTGTCGCTGCATATCTATATCTACATCCCTTATCTTGCGAGTCGTTTGGTGATCCGAATTGGGGAGGTAGTTAATACTTCTTCACATCGAACCGACGGGTTTTCTTCGATTTTTATCCAAAAATCACCGTCCCAGTATTTTTGGGCTATCTGTGACATATTCATATTTAGGCCTGGCAGGGGTTGGACAAGGTTAAAGTCGGACCGATGCTCCCCCGCTTCTGGGTCAACCTTTTCCACTTCGTAAATTACCGGCCAAAAACTATTAGGAGAATTTTTCTTAATAGCCTCTACGTATAAATTTAAAGACTCTAGATTAGAACAGCAGAAGCAGGAATTAAGCCTTGAGGGTTTTTCTGGGTGATAAATGGAGCGCACCCTTTCTAGTTCGGTTTCTCTTTCCCAATGAGGATGCCCCTCTCCAACCGCACCGATTACTCGCCCATAATTTCCGGGAAGGATAACGCTTCCGATTTCTAGCAAAACGGGCGAAGAATGATATAACATATTCATTTTATTGGCCTTAGTAGAAACCAGATCAAAACGACAATTTGAGGGTATGAACCGCCCTCAGACAAAATGCAAAATCCACTTGCCGCGCTGAGGAGCCTTCAAAGAGGCCGAGCGGCATTTGGCATGGAGAAGCCTTCTTGAAATGGACATCCCGAGAACTTGCAAGGGAGGCTAACCCAAGGCAATCAAGGTGGGTATCCCATATCCAATGGTCGACTTCGTCGAAGAAGTCGCGAACAGAGAAAGTGGGTGTCCCTTACCCGATCCTACATCAATATCATACCTCGCACAGTTCCCTGGCCTTTTGGGCGAGAATTTCTGCTCGTTCCTGCACAAAGGGAATAAATGTATCTTTAAAAAGTGAATGGGGACAAAGGTGAGATTCAAGGATCTCATCAACATTTCCTGCCATATTCGTTTTATACTCACTCGGGGCCTTCTTCCCAATCTCTCTATTATCTGCCGCTGAAATAAAACACAGATTTGCCAACACATTAGGATTGTAATCAGTCTGACCTGTACTTAACAAAAAGGCTTTCGGCATAATATGATGAAACTGCTTTCTGTTATACTTTTGCAATTTTTCACTAAGATCGACGGACGTCCCGCTCACGAAATTTTTTGGATTATATTGGGCTAGCATCGCTACAAATGTTTTTGTGCTTACCGAATTTATCTGGAACGCATTTCTAATGAAGAAACCCGGATCAATTGAAACACTGATATTATCGATAGAGGAACTAGCCCCTTCTTTCAACTTTACCATTTCTACAATATCTGCATCCATGTTTCGGAGTACGCCACTGCTAAATCTTTTAGAGAAAGAGGATCTCCAAAACCACCTATTTAATTTTTCTTTTTGTTCTCCAGAAAAATTAAAATCTACACCATCCTTCTTGGAGAAGAAAACAGATAGTGGAACTATTATATTATGGTACGGGAGATTTTCTATAGTTGGGAGTGAGTATTCGCCCCAAATAAAATCTAAAGCCCCTTTAATTCCATTTAACACCTCATCAAATCTAGCTCGAACGTCGGCCCCATTCAAATTAACCAAACTTTCCGGACGCGATGAACCTGTTAAAACCGATGCAGTACATCTCAGTAACAAGCTAATATCATTAGAAATATCAGTGAATCCATACTGATTCAATTCATCTATTAGATCCTGAAATTGCTCTTGCAACTGGAAATCTTCACTCCAGGTCCAAGCTGACAGCAATTGCAAGGTGTCCAGAGGGACACCTTGACGATTAATCCTTTCAAATATTATTGCGACTTTTTCTTTTTCATCAGTCTTGAATGTTTGCACAGGTATTCTTGCTTCTTTAAATACAGACTGCATTTGATCAATATTTGCAGCCAAATCGTCGTCCATTTCTTTGGTCATTTTTCTATATTCAGACGTGTTAAATATACAACTTAATGGAAAATGCTTGCTAGGGTCCACCTCATCTTCGGACAAAGCAAAAAATTGTGTTTCCTGTATATCTTCCGTCTTAGAAAAATCGTAATAAATTTCCTTCCAATCCGAAGAACTGCCGGACAACTCCGTTTGGAAAACACCAAAAATAGAGGTTATTCTTTGCTGACCATCTAGAACATAATCAATAGGGAAATCTGAATTGGGCTCAGGCAAGTGGAATGGCCCAAGCTCTCTCTCTGTCTTTAGTTGCTCATTTGTTCTCCAAAATAGAAGGGTTCCAAAAGGGTAATTCTTGTAAACGCTATCAATCAAAAATGCAACCCTGTCCGGCTCCCAAACGAATCCCCTTTGGAATGCCGGTATTCTAATTTGACCTCGGTAAACAGCATCCAATATTTCCCTTATTGTAAAGTTATCCATAATAACTCTTTCCTCTATCCGGGGTTTTATAAGTTTCTTTATAAAGTTGCCTTTTAAGACATCTAACCAAACCCACCCCCACCCGGCAACGCCAACTCCAACTCCTCCCCAGGCGACATCCCAAAAGCCGCCTTAGGTTCTAATTGGTTGCCTCCCAACACCACCCTTCCAGGCCGCCCAACCTCACCACCACCGGCCCCAGGCGCCCCGGCCCGAGTCCGCTCCGCCATCACCGACACATGCGCCGCCTCATCCACAGTCAGCCGCACCCGCTGGCCGCGGCCCCCGGTGTGAGTCCCGCCCCCACCGGACCCCTCAATCAACGACTTCTCCAGAATACGAACTGGCGTAGTAGCCTCGATCACCTCCACGGGGACCGCCTGCACCCCGCTCGGGAAGGCGGTGGCGTCGAGGCCGTCCCATTCCGGGCCGGCACCCATGCCGCCGCTTAGGAAGAAAGTCTGCGCCCAGGGGCGCTCGGTGCCCTGGATGTTCACGCCCCACAGGCCCGTGGCCCCCTCGGCGGGCAGGGGGATGGCCTGGCCGAGCGCGCCCATCACCGCCGGGGTGGCGAAGTGGCCGATGATGTGGCGGGCGGCCACGGGCTGGGGCGGAACGGCGTTCAGCAGGCAGCCCTCCGGGGCGGTGACGTGGATGGGGCGGAAGGAGCCGGCGTTGTGCGGGATGTCCGCGGCCACGGCGCAGGTGACGGCGTAGATGGCGTAGGCGGCGGTGTAGTTGAGCACCACGTTGATGCCCCGCGCCTGCGCGGGCGCCGTCCCGGCGAAGTCGCAGGTGATCTCCTCGCCGGCCACGGTCACCGTGCAGCGGATGGGCAGGGGCTCCTCGAAGCCGTCCAGCCAGACTTCGTGGGAATAGGTGCCGTCGGGGATGCGGGCGATGGCCTCGCGCACCGCCGCCTCGGAGCGGCCCAGGATCTCGTCGGCGAGGTCGTTGACGTCCAGGTCCAGGCTCTCCAGGCGGCGGGTGGCCACCTCGCCGCCGGTGACCTGGGCTCTAAGGTCGCCGAGCACCACCTCCGGCACGCGCACGTTCTCGCGGATGATGGCCTTGATGGTGGGGTCCGGCTCGCCCCGGCGGTGGAACTTCACCCACGGCAGGCCCAGGCCTTCCTCGAAGACGTCGCGGCCCTCGGTGGTGAGGCCCCGGCCGCCGATGTCGGCGGCGTGGCAGGTGGAGGCGAAGTAGGCGACGGGGGCGCCGCCGTTGAATACGGGGGTGACCACGGTGATGTCGTGGCGGTGGCCGGAGACGGCCCAGGGGTTGTTGGTGAGCAGGACGTCGCCCGCTTCCAGGGTCTCGGCGGGGACGTCTTCGAGCATGTC
This window encodes:
- a CDS encoding GmrSD restriction endonuclease domain-containing protein; translated protein: MDNFTIREILDAVYRGQIRIPAFQRGFVWEPDRVAFLIDSVYKNYPFGTLLFWRTNEQLKTERELGPFHLPEPNSDFPIDYVLDGQQRITSIFGVFQTELSGSSSDWKEIYYDFSKTEDIQETQFFALSEDEVDPSKHFPLSCIFNTSEYRKMTKEMDDDLAANIDQMQSVFKEARIPVQTFKTDEKEKVAIIFERINRQGVPLDTLQLLSAWTWSEDFQLQEQFQDLIDELNQYGFTDISNDISLLLRCTASVLTGSSRPESLVNLNGADVRARFDEVLNGIKGALDFIWGEYSLPTIENLPYHNIIVPLSVFFSKKDGVDFNFSGEQKEKLNRWFWRSSFSKRFSSGVLRNMDADIVEMVKLKEGASSSIDNISVSIDPGFFIRNAFQINSVSTKTFVAMLAQYNPKNFVSGTSVDLSEKLQKYNRKQFHHIMPKAFLLSTGQTDYNPNVLANLCFISAADNREIGKKAPSEYKTNMAGNVDEILESHLCPHSLFKDTFIPFVQERAEILAQKARELCEV
- a CDS encoding IS3 family transposase, which encodes RVERDFQAEAPDTLWVSDITYVPTDAGFLYLAVVLDVFSRGVIGWSMAGHMRTELVLNALDMAIQSRQPESVIHHSDQGCQYTSLAFGLRCQEAGVAQSMGSVGDCYDNALAESFFATLECELIDRQRFRNHAEAKRAIFEFIEGWYNLRRRHSALGQQAPKAYEAAWRDAA
- a CDS encoding hydantoinase B/oxoprolinase family protein yields the protein MTEIALRTAWNRLIALVNEQAASLQRTAFSNVVREAGDLSAGVFDRQGRMLAQAVTGTPGHINTMAQAVADMLEDVPAETLEAGDVLLTNNPWAVSGHRHDITVVTPVFNGGAPVAYFASTCHAADIGGRGLTTEGRDVFEEGLGLPWVKFHRRGEPDPTIKAIIRENVRVPEVVLGDLRAQVTGGEVATRRLESLDLDVNDLADEILGRSEAAVREAIARIPDGTYSHEVWLDGFEEPLPIRCTVTVAGEEITCDFAGTAPAQARGINVVLNYTAAYAIYAVTCAVAADIPHNAGSFRPIHVTAPEGCLLNAVPPQPVAARHIIGHFATPAVMGALGQAIPLPAEGATGLWGVNIQGTERPWAQTFFLSGGMGAGPEWDGLDATAFPSGVQAVPVEVIEATTPVRILEKSLIEGSGGGGTHTGGRGQRVRLTVDEAAHVSVMAERTRAGAPGAGGGEVGRPGRVVLGGNQLEPKAAFGMSPGEELELALPGGGGFG